Proteins from one Gorilla gorilla gorilla isolate KB3781 chromosome 11, NHGRI_mGorGor1-v2.1_pri, whole genome shotgun sequence genomic window:
- the B3GNT7 gene encoding UDP-GlcNAc:betaGal beta-1,3-N-acetylglucosaminyltransferase 7, translating to MSLWKKTVYRSLCLALALLVAVTVFQRSLTPGQFLQEPPPPTLEPQKAQKPNGQLVNPNNFWKNPKDVAAPTPMASQGPQAWDVTTTNCSANINLTHQPWFQVLEPQFRQFLFYRHCRYFPMLLNHPEKCRGDVYLLVVVKSVITQHDRREAIRQTWGRERQSAGGGRGAVRTLFLLGTASKQEERTHYQQLLAYEDRLYGDILQWDFLDTFFNLTLKEIHFLKWLDIYCPHVPFIFKGDDDVFVNPTNLLEFLADRQPQENLFVGDVLQHARPIRRKDNKYYIPGALYSKASYPPYAGGGGFLMAGSLARRLHHACDTLELYPIDDVFLGMCLEVLGVQPTAHEGFKTFGISRNRNSRMNKEPCFFRAMLVVHKLLPPELLAMWGLVHSNLTCSRKLQVL from the coding sequence GAAGAAAACCGTCTACCGGAgtctgtgcctggccctggccctgctcgTGGCCGTGACGGTGTTCCAACGCAGTCTCACCCCTGGTCAGTTTCTGCAGGAGCCTCCGCCACCCACCCTGGAGCCACAGAAGGCCCAGAAGCCAAATGGACAGCTGGTGAACCCCAACAACTTCTGGAAGAACCCGAAAGATGTGGCTGCACCCACGCCCATGGCCTCTCAGGGGCCCCAGGCCTGGGACGTGACCACCACTAACTGCTCAGCCAATATCAACTTGACCCACCAGCCCTGGTTCCAGGTCCTGGAGCCGCAGTTCCGGCAGTTTCTCTTCTACCGCCACTGCCGCTACTTCCCCATGCTGCTGAACCACCCGGAGAAGTGCAGGGGCGATGTCTACCTGCTGGTGGTTGTCAAGTCGGTCATCACGCAGCACGACCGCCGCGAGGCCATCCGCCAGACCTGGGGCCGCGAGCGGCAGTCCGCGGGTGGGGGCCGAGGCGCCGTGCGCACCCTCTTCCTGCTGGGCACGGCCTCCAAGCAGGAGGAGCGCACGCACTACCAGCAGCTGCTGGCCTACGAAGACCGCCTCTACGGCGACATCCTGCAGTGGGACTTTCTCGACACCTTCTTCAACCTGACCCTCAAGGAGATCCACTTCCTCAAGTGGCTGGACATCTACTGCCCCCACGTCCCCTTCATTTTCAAAGGCGACGATGACGTCTTCGTCAACCCCACCAACCTGCTAGAATTTCTGGCTGACCGGCAGCCACAGGAAAACCTGTTCGTGGGCGATGTCCTGCAGCACGCTCGGCCCATTCGCAGGAAAGACAACAAATACTACATCCCGGGGGCCCTGTACAGCAAGGCCAGCTATCCGCCGTATGCAGGCGGTGGTGGCTTCCTCATGGCCGGCAGCCTGGCCCGGCGCCTGCACCATGCCTGCGACACCCTGGAGCTCTACCCGATCGACGACGTCTTTCTGGGCATGTGCCTGGAGGTGCTGGGCGTGCAGCCCACGGCCCACGAGGGCTTCAAGACTTTCGGCATCTCCCGGAACCGCAACAGCCGCATGAACAAGGAGCCGTGCTTTTTCCGCGCCATGCTCGTGGTGCACAAGCTGCTGCCCCCTGAGCTGCTCGCCATGTGGGGGCTGGTGCACAGCAATCTCACCTGCTCCCGCAAGCTCCAGGTGCTCTGA